In Paenibacillus kyungheensis, the following are encoded in one genomic region:
- a CDS encoding non-ribosomal peptide synthetase, whose amino-acid sequence MSLSENAFLPNDYIQLPALQIPLDNTRQQQKDTFAVYRFDLGAKIALYIGTLVNPIERQAVLFSAYLGWLYRISGEHEIHAVSGSPTGLFPFSLSIEDFPHFQSLVDYVHAQLDTTPATSPVKSETMFNFGQQIPAQPGQVMNWNLEAHATSLSIAIEYNDSLLTAATIERFADYYIRLLEGLLDNTTLPIGSIDILNAQDQAVYQEMNNTTFPYQQQQTYHGAFEAAAQQYPQHIAVSFQGTEYTYEELNQRANQVAHLLLRQGLQPGEFVTMYIDRSLYSVISLLGIMKAGGVYVPVDPSHPDERNHYIVQDTQSAFVLIQHKYNNKVLQLTEGITTLRGIIDIEYLTITSDPQFLLNPNVTVLPDDLAYVIYTSGSTGKPKGTLVAHRGVVNLGEILQREFNVTSQDVMTQFATYSFDGSVWETIAALFHGATLFLLDAEERVSIEEFAIAVERTQTTIVTALPTVFFNQLSAYLSDEGYARLASLKLIAAAGEALYGKRVRTFQQKFGKPIHLVNAYGPTECTVCATMHKVDQTLTEDIVNVPIGRPISNYKVYIMNEFQMLAPIGVTGEIYISTVGIAHGYLDQPEKTAAAFLPDPSGNGEKIYRSGDLAKLLADGTIEYVGRRDSQIKIRGHRIEIGEIEDSLNKYPNMQDAVVVPKVDETGQNMLVAYFTTIDGTALSPAAIKQFLSDRLPSYFVPRFVCQLDEIPISPTGKAERKKLIAYDHIEMQETAIDYVEPQNETQQLIANAWSEVLNKQQIGIHDDFFEIGGDSLKVLHVLTLLKPQFPNLKIADLFTYKTVIQLEEYVKELDNEVVTESTEVTIQQTIDLVEYPARIHDTYSGVLNTTHVLLTGATGYLGSHLLYELLQQSNAHVYALVRKTGSAASIERLKGTMELYFGQEILQHFEDRVTAVEGDLESVRLGLSNNDYQMITDRIDAIIHSAADVRHFGDTEQFAKSNIYSTAELLSIASTRPGIRFHHISTMGIPEDLSLEGKWDQVKQSGALLDGLHTENMYTNSKLEAEKLIFAAGERGIPVNIYRAGNLSSQSVTGRFQRNIDSNAMYRMIKAMLLLGKAPAANQWMDFTPIDYAGRSIIHLALQPDTAGQLFHICNPQQVHYDHLIEMIKEFGYEIDVLPAKQYAEWLLDSSIEKQAEALLLAMGQLDGDGAKDSAYRLANPNTAQQLEQQGVLCAKPDYEFISAMLSYASSIGYFPTAPVKEDVTLDKMISSDY is encoded by the coding sequence ATGTCCCTGTCGGAAAATGCCTTTTTACCTAATGATTATATTCAACTGCCTGCTTTGCAAATTCCACTAGATAATACAAGACAACAACAAAAAGACACTTTTGCTGTTTATCGTTTTGATCTTGGTGCCAAAATCGCTTTATACATCGGGACATTAGTCAACCCTATTGAGCGTCAAGCTGTTCTATTTTCTGCTTATCTTGGCTGGCTTTATCGTATCTCCGGGGAACATGAGATACATGCTGTATCTGGATCACCAACAGGATTATTTCCTTTCTCTCTTTCTATTGAAGATTTTCCTCACTTTCAATCATTAGTAGATTATGTTCATGCTCAACTTGATACTACCCCTGCTACATCACCTGTTAAAAGTGAAACAATGTTTAATTTTGGTCAACAGATTCCTGCACAACCTGGACAAGTCATGAACTGGAATTTAGAAGCTCATGCCACTTCATTATCTATTGCTATCGAATATAACGATTCTCTATTAACGGCTGCAACGATTGAACGATTTGCAGATTATTATATCCGTTTGCTAGAAGGATTATTAGATAATACAACACTTCCTATTGGTTCTATTGATATCTTAAATGCTCAAGATCAAGCGGTATATCAAGAGATGAACAATACCACTTTCCCTTATCAACAGCAACAAACGTACCATGGTGCTTTTGAAGCTGCTGCACAACAATATCCTCAACATATTGCAGTCTCATTTCAAGGAACAGAATATACGTACGAAGAGTTAAACCAACGCGCTAACCAAGTTGCACATTTGTTGTTAAGACAAGGGTTACAACCAGGCGAGTTCGTTACCATGTACATTGATCGTAGTCTATATAGTGTGATTAGTTTATTGGGTATTATGAAAGCTGGCGGTGTCTATGTTCCTGTAGATCCTTCTCACCCTGATGAACGTAATCATTATATTGTTCAAGATACACAGTCTGCTTTTGTATTAATTCAACATAAATACAACAACAAAGTACTTCAATTAACAGAAGGCATTACTACATTACGTGGAATTATTGATATTGAATATCTTACAATCACATCTGATCCTCAATTTTTGTTAAATCCTAACGTTACCGTATTACCTGATGATCTGGCTTATGTCATCTATACTTCTGGATCTACCGGTAAACCTAAAGGTACATTGGTAGCTCATCGTGGTGTTGTCAATCTAGGCGAAATTTTACAAAGAGAATTCAATGTAACTTCTCAAGATGTAATGACTCAGTTTGCTACTTATAGCTTTGACGGCTCTGTCTGGGAAACAATTGCAGCCCTTTTCCATGGTGCTACATTATTCTTATTAGATGCTGAAGAACGAGTATCTATCGAGGAATTTGCAATTGCGGTTGAGCGTACACAGACAACGATTGTAACAGCTTTACCTACTGTATTTTTCAATCAATTATCAGCTTATTTGTCGGACGAAGGTTATGCACGGTTAGCTAGTCTCAAATTGATTGCAGCCGCTGGTGAAGCTTTGTATGGCAAACGTGTACGTACGTTCCAACAGAAATTTGGCAAGCCGATCCATCTGGTTAATGCGTATGGCCCTACAGAATGTACTGTATGTGCAACTATGCATAAAGTCGACCAAACGCTAACCGAAGATATCGTCAATGTGCCTATTGGACGCCCTATTTCTAATTATAAAGTCTATATTATGAATGAGTTCCAAATGCTTGCCCCTATCGGTGTCACTGGCGAAATCTACATTTCGACTGTCGGTATTGCACATGGTTATTTGGATCAACCTGAAAAAACTGCTGCTGCTTTTCTTCCAGACCCATCCGGAAACGGTGAAAAGATCTATCGTTCAGGTGATCTCGCTAAATTGTTAGCGGATGGCACGATTGAATATGTAGGTAGACGCGATTCTCAAATTAAAATCCGAGGTCATCGTATCGAAATCGGTGAAATTGAAGATAGCTTAAACAAATATCCTAATATGCAAGATGCGGTTGTTGTTCCTAAAGTGGATGAAACTGGTCAAAATATGCTAGTGGCTTATTTTACTACGATTGATGGTACAGCATTGTCTCCAGCTGCGATTAAGCAATTTTTGTCAGATCGACTGCCTTCTTATTTTGTGCCACGATTTGTATGTCAGTTAGATGAGATTCCAATCTCTCCAACAGGCAAAGCAGAACGTAAAAAATTGATTGCGTATGATCATATTGAAATGCAAGAAACAGCTATAGACTATGTAGAGCCTCAAAATGAAACACAACAATTGATAGCTAACGCATGGTCTGAAGTGTTGAACAAGCAACAAATTGGTATTCATGATGACTTTTTTGAAATTGGCGGAGATTCACTGAAAGTACTTCATGTTCTTACATTGCTAAAACCACAATTTCCGAATCTTAAAATTGCGGATCTGTTCACTTACAAAACTGTTATTCAATTAGAAGAGTATGTAAAAGAATTGGATAATGAAGTCGTCACCGAATCGACAGAAGTAACTATTCAACAAACGATAGATCTGGTTGAATACCCTGCTCGTATTCATGATACCTATTCAGGAGTATTGAATACGACTCATGTATTGCTAACAGGTGCTACTGGATACTTGGGATCACATTTACTGTATGAGCTATTACAACAAAGTAATGCTCATGTATATGCACTGGTACGCAAAACAGGTAGTGCAGCCAGTATAGAGCGTCTTAAAGGCACAATGGAATTGTATTTTGGACAAGAAATTTTGCAGCACTTCGAAGATCGTGTTACTGCTGTAGAGGGCGATTTGGAAAGTGTACGTCTAGGACTTAGCAATAACGACTACCAAATGATTACAGATCGTATTGATGCGATTATCCATAGTGCGGCAGATGTAAGACACTTTGGAGATACAGAGCAATTTGCCAAATCAAATATCTATTCCACTGCTGAATTACTATCTATTGCAAGTACGCGTCCAGGTATTCGTTTCCATCATATTTCTACGATGGGGATTCCTGAAGACTTATCACTAGAAGGCAAATGGGATCAGGTCAAACAATCCGGTGCTCTTCTAGATGGTCTACACACAGAAAATATGTACACAAATAGTAAATTAGAAGCCGAAAAATTAATATTTGCAGCCGGTGAGCGTGGTATTCCGGTCAATATTTATCGTGCAGGTAATCTATCCAGTCAATCAGTAACAGGTCGCTTCCAGCGTAATATAGACAGTAATGCTATGTATCGTATGATCAAAGCGATGCTATTGTTAGGCAAAGCACCAGCGGCTAATCAATGGATGGATTTTACACCGATCGATTATGCAGGTCGTTCGATTATTCATCTTGCTTTACAACCAGATACTGCCGGTCAACTATTCCATATCTGCAATCCGCAACAAGTTCATTACGATCATTTGATAGAAATGATTAAAGAATTTGGATATGAGATCGATGTTTTACCTGCTAAACAATATGCTGAATGGTTATTAGATTCTTCGATTGAGAAGCAAGCAGAAGCTCTTTTACTTGCGATGGGACAATTAGATGGAGACGGAGCGAAAGATTCTGCTTATCGTCTAGCGAATCCGAATACTGCTCAACAACTGGAACAACAAGGTGTATTATGTGCCAAACCAGATTATGAATTTATTTCTGCTATGTTGAGTTATGCATCCAGTATTGGTTACTTCCCTACTGCACCTGTCAAAGAAGATGTAACGTTAGATAAAATGATTTCTAGCGATTATTAA
- a CDS encoding methyl-accepting chemotaxis protein: MKKISRLSFFAKNLLISAISIILIGVILLVSSYFTQKTILINQLHGQVQAVTDTFAQGITNADVEKLVAEKSYDGAKQTEIRSYLDNINKYNPNISQAYIFGTELADGNKTSLIAVPTKVMEALKQGNINIGYLYEQPTEIVNGIQEMLKTKQPTFTSFYTDDLGLWTTILYPIQNADGKVVAYFGVDADASAVPEGLNQLLVRGITIMVLFLIVIFLLQFFVVRRTLAPLRELIRGIEDVSKGNLDIHIKTGKDDLGIINHKFNQMVEKMNSVIVNVQSASQQVTESAKMLMDTSSDNSERSLTLITNIQDIANGMKYQEEATEDTAKAMSEISTVIHSIANNSSNVADQAYSMEQKSVEGNKVVNQVTEQMTLISRSVHDTSKAVELLESRSQEIGNILGIITGISGQTNLLALNASIEAARVGEHGRGFAVVAGEVRNLAEQSAQSANQISTLITEIQTEIQNAVTAMKKGTEEVEYGLSIADQTGKLFAEIQSVTKQVTEQIQDISSATQEISAGTEEMTATTENLKTTASVAAENSAKVSQHVEGQKSSIISTTDAANQLSTMAEQLQELISHFHVRKID, encoded by the coding sequence TTGAAGAAAATCAGCAGACTATCTTTTTTCGCCAAAAACTTATTAATCTCAGCAATTAGCATCATACTTATTGGTGTTATTTTGCTAGTGAGCAGCTATTTTACGCAGAAAACGATCTTAATTAATCAACTACATGGTCAAGTTCAGGCGGTAACAGATACTTTTGCTCAAGGTATTACAAATGCTGATGTTGAAAAACTTGTGGCAGAAAAAAGCTATGACGGTGCTAAACAAACCGAAATCCGTAGCTACTTAGATAATATTAACAAATACAACCCTAATATTTCACAAGCTTATATTTTTGGTACAGAACTAGCAGATGGCAACAAAACGTCTCTAATCGCTGTTCCAACTAAAGTTATGGAAGCTTTGAAACAAGGAAATATAAACATTGGATATTTGTATGAACAACCTACTGAAATCGTAAATGGTATTCAAGAAATGCTCAAAACTAAACAACCAACATTTACAAGTTTTTATACAGATGATCTTGGACTATGGACAACTATTTTGTATCCAATCCAAAATGCTGACGGTAAAGTTGTTGCTTATTTTGGCGTTGATGCTGATGCAAGTGCTGTTCCTGAAGGTCTAAATCAATTATTAGTACGTGGTATTACAATCATGGTGCTATTCCTGATCGTTATCTTCTTACTTCAATTCTTTGTTGTTCGTAGAACACTAGCTCCTCTTCGTGAATTGATTCGCGGAATTGAAGATGTAAGTAAAGGTAATTTGGATATTCATATCAAAACAGGTAAAGACGATCTCGGTATTATCAATCACAAATTTAACCAAATGGTTGAGAAAATGAACAGTGTTATCGTCAATGTACAATCTGCTTCTCAACAAGTTACTGAATCTGCCAAAATGCTGATGGATACTTCATCTGATAATAGCGAGCGTTCATTAACATTGATTACTAATATTCAAGATATTGCAAATGGTATGAAATATCAGGAAGAAGCTACAGAAGATACAGCTAAAGCGATGAGCGAGATTTCAACAGTTATCCACTCTATAGCAAATAACTCTTCTAATGTGGCTGACCAAGCGTATTCGATGGAACAAAAATCAGTTGAAGGTAACAAAGTAGTCAATCAAGTCACCGAACAAATGACATTGATCTCTCGTTCTGTACATGACACGTCCAAAGCTGTTGAATTACTAGAAAGCCGTTCACAAGAAATCGGTAATATTTTGGGTATTATTACAGGGATCTCTGGTCAAACGAACTTGCTTGCATTGAACGCTTCTATTGAAGCCGCTCGTGTAGGTGAACATGGACGTGGATTCGCAGTTGTTGCTGGAGAAGTTCGTAATCTTGCAGAACAATCCGCTCAATCCGCTAACCAGATCAGTACGTTGATTACAGAAATTCAAACCGAGATTCAAAATGCTGTTACAGCAATGAAAAAAGGAACAGAAGAAGTAGAATACGGATTGTCTATTGCTGACCAAACTGGCAAATTGTTTGCCGAAATTCAATCTGTTACCAAACAAGTAACAGAGCAAATTCAAGATATTTCTAGTGCTACTCAAGAAATTTCCGCAGGTACAGAAGAAATGACAGCTACAACTGAGAACCTTAAAACAACAGCAAGTGTTGCAGCAGAAAATAGCGCTAAAGTATCTCAGCATGTAGAAGGTCAAAAATCTTCTATCATTTCAACAACAGATGCAGCTAATCAATTGTCTACAATGGCTGAGCAATTGCAAGAATTGATCTCTCATTTCCATGTACGCAAAATCGATTAA
- the rpiA gene encoding ribose-5-phosphate isomerase RpiA has protein sequence MNIKKLAAEKAVDWVEDGMMVGLGTGSTAAYAIEKIGERVKQGLHIRAVATSVQSENLARKWSIPIIPFAEVGEIDLTIDGADEVDPDLNLIKGGGGALLREKIVAARSRQVMIITGENKVVQKLGAFPLPVEVVTFAHEWTIEKLASFGCKPVLRQTKEGDVFKTDNGNYTVDCHFDVIEDAVRLHHQLNNVPGIVDNGLFIHMASAVVVAYESGIIEVLRAPSRR, from the coding sequence ATGAACATTAAAAAGTTGGCTGCAGAAAAAGCAGTGGATTGGGTAGAAGATGGCATGATGGTTGGGCTGGGGACAGGTTCTACAGCAGCTTATGCTATCGAAAAAATCGGTGAACGTGTAAAGCAAGGACTACATATACGTGCAGTAGCGACATCCGTTCAGTCTGAAAATTTAGCTCGCAAATGGTCTATTCCTATTATTCCTTTTGCAGAAGTAGGCGAAATTGATCTGACTATTGATGGAGCAGATGAAGTCGATCCTGATCTTAACTTGATCAAAGGTGGCGGTGGAGCGCTATTACGTGAGAAAATTGTAGCCGCTCGCAGTCGTCAGGTGATGATTATTACAGGTGAGAATAAAGTAGTGCAGAAATTAGGCGCATTTCCTTTACCTGTAGAAGTAGTTACATTTGCTCATGAATGGACAATAGAAAAGTTAGCTAGCTTTGGTTGCAAGCCTGTGTTGCGTCAAACTAAAGAAGGCGATGTTTTCAAAACAGACAATGGCAATTATACAGTCGATTGTCATTTTGACGTGATTGAAGATGCGGTTCGCTTACATCATCAACTGAATAATGTGCCAGGTATTGTAGATAATGGACTATTTATTCATATGGCTAGTGCTGTCGTTGTAGCTTATGAAAGTGGCATAATCGAAGTATTGCGTGCACCATCACGTCGCTGA
- a CDS encoding FMN-dependent NADH-azoreductase — protein MSKVLFVKANNRPADQAVSVQLYEAFLNSYKTAHPQDEVVELDLFAENIPYYDAFVLGANFKASQGMEVSAEEQAAVDRVNKYLTQFLDADKVVIAFPLWNFAVPAVLHSYFDYLSQAGKTFKYTAEGPVGLAGGKKVMLLHASGGVYSEGPGADIELAVRYVQTLLGFWGITDVEKFIIEGHNAFPDRSQQIVADGLQNAATVAQNF, from the coding sequence ATGTCTAAAGTTCTTTTTGTCAAAGCAAACAACCGTCCTGCTGATCAAGCAGTCAGTGTACAACTATACGAAGCATTCCTTAACAGCTACAAAACTGCTCATCCACAAGATGAAGTTGTAGAACTTGATTTATTCGCAGAAAATATCCCTTACTATGATGCTTTTGTATTGGGTGCTAACTTCAAAGCTTCTCAAGGTATGGAAGTATCTGCTGAAGAGCAAGCGGCTGTTGACCGTGTAAACAAATACTTAACTCAATTTTTGGATGCTGATAAAGTTGTTATTGCATTCCCATTGTGGAACTTTGCAGTTCCTGCTGTATTGCATAGCTACTTCGATTACTTGTCTCAAGCTGGTAAAACATTCAAATATACTGCTGAAGGTCCTGTAGGACTTGCTGGCGGTAAAAAAGTAATGTTGTTACACGCTAGTGGTGGCGTATATTCTGAAGGTCCTGGCGCTGATATCGAATTGGCTGTACGTTATGTACAAACATTGCTTGGATTCTGGGGTATTACAGATGTTGAGAAATTCATCATCGAAGGTCACAACGCATTCCCAGATCGTTCACAACAAATCGTTGCTGATGGTCTTCAAAATGCAGCAACAGTTGCACAAAACTTCTAA
- a CDS encoding MarR family winged helix-turn-helix transcriptional regulator translates to MKHSSIQPNPNTESDEEKESLHLLIILSRAYQAVMNQVNDDIQSYGLNPTEFGVLDFLYHSENPQPLQKIGQKVLISSGNITYVVDKLEKKKMLCRRACDNDRRVIFAELTAEGNQFFESIFTGHKQAIMKATQGLNHDEKLDIIPLLKKLGYAAANKEV, encoded by the coding sequence ATGAAACACTCATCCATACAACCTAATCCCAACACAGAAAGTGATGAAGAAAAAGAATCACTTCATTTGCTTATTATTTTATCACGTGCTTATCAGGCTGTCATGAATCAAGTCAATGATGATATTCAAAGTTATGGTCTCAATCCAACTGAATTCGGTGTGCTGGACTTTTTGTACCACAGTGAAAATCCACAGCCATTGCAGAAAATAGGACAAAAAGTATTGATTTCAAGCGGGAATATTACGTATGTTGTTGATAAATTAGAAAAGAAAAAAATGTTATGCCGTCGAGCTTGTGATAATGATCGTCGTGTTATTTTTGCAGAGCTTACAGCAGAAGGTAATCAATTTTTTGAAAGTATTTTTACCGGTCACAAACAAGCGATTATGAAAGCGACTCAAGGTCTGAATCATGATGAAAAGTTAGATATTATTCCATTGCTCAAAAAGTTAGGATATGCCGCTGCTAATAAAGAAGTCTAA
- a CDS encoding FadR/GntR family transcriptional regulator, whose protein sequence is MRTYFPQQFEKVSPKKVSDFIFDQLEESIILKELLPEEQLPNERDMAVMFNASRLAVREALSRLEEEGLIEKRVGAKGGTFVLPLTLNSHHRHHEQIATNWESWSKVFEYRLIIEPEAAFLAAKRIQAEELHQLQLYLEMSIEQDCSRELFRALDVKFHLMIAKASGNSYFEKAVREIRTKINPALDLMPYSQEVRVRNSDSHFELLDVLRAHDGERSRLLMRQHIEQSASSIYHRVFDQPVSILEKESES, encoded by the coding sequence ATGCGAACTTATTTTCCACAACAATTTGAGAAAGTTTCTCCTAAAAAAGTTAGTGATTTTATTTTCGATCAATTAGAAGAATCTATTATTTTAAAAGAATTATTGCCAGAAGAACAACTTCCTAATGAACGAGATATGGCAGTGATGTTCAATGCTAGTCGATTAGCTGTACGTGAAGCTCTTTCTCGCTTAGAAGAAGAAGGATTGATTGAGAAGCGTGTAGGTGCTAAAGGTGGAACATTTGTGTTGCCTTTAACGCTCAATTCACATCATCGTCATCATGAACAAATTGCGACCAATTGGGAGTCTTGGAGCAAAGTATTTGAGTACCGTCTTATTATTGAACCTGAAGCTGCTTTTTTGGCGGCAAAACGTATTCAAGCAGAAGAGTTACATCAATTACAACTGTATCTGGAGATGAGTATTGAACAAGATTGTTCACGCGAGTTATTTCGTGCTCTAGATGTGAAATTTCATTTGATGATTGCCAAAGCATCCGGTAATTCTTATTTTGAAAAAGCAGTGCGAGAGATTCGTACCAAAATCAATCCTGCGCTTGATCTGATGCCTTATAGTCAGGAAGTACGTGTACGCAATTCAGATAGTCATTTTGAATTGTTAGATGTGCTTCGTGCTCATGATGGCGAACGTTCCCGACTATTAATGCGCCAACATATCGAGCAGTCTGCTTCGTCTATTTATCATCGCGTATTTGATCAACCGGTATCGATTCTGGAAAAGGAGAGTGAATCATAA
- a CDS encoding M20 metallopeptidase family protein: MNHPDQQDIQIRLAQLLPAAQSMQENLTAWRRDLHIHPEIGYEEIRTSAIVAEHLQSLGLEVQTGIGKTGVVGLWRGLEPGPTIGLRADMDALPIQDAKQTSYASQSEGKAHLCGHDAHTTMLMGAAQLLTSIGRPASGNIKFVFQPAEEGLAGADAMIQDGVLEHPHVDAMAGLHVFPSLQVGEVSVCKGVAFASADFFTLRIVGKGGHGARPHEGIDAIAVSAQVISALQQITSRMIDPLETAVVSIGQIRGGTMAAAIASEVEMLGTVRTLSAEVRQQMPIKIRQIIAGIVSSFGADYELDYQMNYPVVKNDNQMVDFLTATCDLMAAGPKWQYTRPSTGGEDFAFYAEKVPAVFFRLGTSNGQPETSYPLHHPMFDLDESALPYGVATLSALALHYLDQPVNHHK; encoded by the coding sequence ATGAATCATCCTGATCAGCAAGATATCCAGATTAGACTGGCGCAGTTATTACCAGCTGCGCAGTCTATGCAGGAGAATTTAACGGCATGGCGTCGTGATCTACATATTCATCCTGAGATTGGGTATGAAGAAATTCGAACTTCAGCGATTGTAGCTGAACATTTACAAAGTCTGGGACTTGAAGTGCAGACAGGTATTGGGAAAACAGGCGTTGTCGGGCTATGGCGTGGGTTAGAACCCGGCCCAACGATTGGACTGCGAGCGGATATGGATGCTTTACCGATTCAAGATGCTAAGCAAACCAGTTATGCTTCTCAATCGGAAGGCAAAGCTCATCTGTGTGGTCATGATGCTCATACCACTATGCTTATGGGTGCCGCTCAATTGTTAACGTCTATCGGTCGACCTGCATCCGGCAATATCAAATTCGTATTTCAGCCCGCAGAAGAAGGATTAGCAGGAGCAGATGCAATGATTCAAGATGGTGTATTAGAGCATCCTCATGTGGATGCAATGGCTGGTCTACATGTTTTTCCGAGTTTGCAGGTAGGAGAAGTATCAGTATGCAAAGGAGTGGCTTTTGCTTCTGCTGACTTTTTTACGCTTCGTATTGTTGGTAAAGGAGGACATGGAGCACGTCCACATGAAGGAATTGATGCGATTGCGGTATCAGCTCAAGTCATTTCTGCTTTGCAACAAATTACAAGTCGTATGATAGATCCTTTGGAGACAGCGGTTGTGAGTATCGGTCAGATTCGAGGGGGCACAATGGCGGCAGCTATTGCTTCAGAAGTCGAAATGCTAGGAACAGTACGCACATTGTCTGCGGAAGTTCGTCAGCAAATGCCGATCAAGATCAGGCAGATCATAGCAGGAATTGTATCGTCATTTGGTGCTGATTATGAACTGGATTATCAAATGAATTATCCTGTTGTCAAAAATGATAACCAGATGGTTGATTTCTTAACAGCCACTTGTGATCTGATGGCAGCAGGGCCGAAATGGCAATATACACGTCCTTCAACAGGTGGCGAAGATTTTGCTTTTTATGCAGAAAAAGTACCGGCTGTCTTTTTCCGCTTAGGCACAAGCAATGGACAGCCAGAGACTTCTTATCCATTACATCATCCTATGTTCGATCTGGATGAATCAGCACTTCCTTACGGTGTGGCCACGTTGTCTGCACTTGCATTACATTACTTGGATCAACCAGTGAATCATCACAAATAA
- a CDS encoding ABC transporter substrate-binding protein, with protein MKTKSWITSTVLLLLVAIVVAGCGSSKGTSTDSATNSKTLTIGNATDIESFDPHNNNNTSSEAVLVNMFDYLVKNDNEQKKVPVLATSWEQVNDTTWRFKLREGVTFHNGDPFTAADVKYTIDRVAKDSALKQNSYFKSIQQVKVIDDYTVDMITDGPDPLLLNRLSKMGAGILPSKYIKDKGIDAFLKNPVGTGPYKFSKWIKDDRVELVKNDKYFGDAPKWDTVVFRSIPEASTRVSELLAGGIDIASGIPSTDVERIQSEEGKQIVKAPIQRVLQLILRETEGTVTADPKVREAIDLAIDKQGIVDSIAGGAGIVTRTSVTPGNFGADPSLYKQTLYDPAKAKQLLQESGHTGAELNMTVSSQYKEYAEVVAAMLNEAGFKANLEVLEPSAFSERYSSKSFKEIFMIGIGNSLFDASNNYNRYLKTEAAGETDFNNPKVEKLLQDALVNMDPASREKQYQEVQQILAEERPAVYFFQMEGIYGADGRVKFTPRSDEMFYADDITPVNG; from the coding sequence ATGAAAACAAAATCTTGGATAACGAGTACAGTATTACTACTTCTAGTAGCGATAGTGGTAGCAGGTTGTGGGAGTAGCAAAGGAACATCTACTGATTCAGCGACCAACAGCAAAACATTAACAATCGGGAATGCAACAGATATCGAAAGCTTTGATCCGCATAACAACAACAATACGTCTAGCGAAGCGGTACTGGTGAATATGTTTGATTATTTAGTCAAAAATGATAATGAACAAAAGAAAGTGCCTGTACTGGCTACATCATGGGAACAGGTAAATGATACAACATGGAGATTCAAACTACGTGAAGGCGTCACATTCCATAATGGTGATCCTTTTACAGCGGCAGACGTGAAATATACGATTGATCGTGTTGCCAAAGATAGTGCACTCAAACAAAATTCGTATTTCAAATCTATCCAACAAGTCAAAGTGATTGATGATTATACCGTCGATATGATTACCGATGGCCCTGATCCGTTATTGTTAAATCGTTTATCCAAAATGGGTGCAGGAATTCTTCCGTCAAAATATATCAAAGATAAAGGAATCGATGCGTTTCTTAAAAATCCAGTCGGTACAGGCCCTTACAAATTCAGCAAATGGATCAAAGATGATCGTGTAGAACTGGTCAAAAATGATAAATACTTTGGCGATGCACCGAAATGGGATACAGTGGTGTTCCGTTCGATTCCAGAAGCTTCGACACGTGTATCGGAATTGTTAGCAGGTGGGATTGATATTGCTTCAGGTATTCCTTCAACTGATGTCGAACGTATTCAAAGCGAAGAAGGAAAACAAATTGTGAAAGCTCCGATCCAACGTGTATTGCAATTGATTTTGCGTGAAACCGAAGGGACAGTCACGGCTGATCCTAAAGTACGTGAAGCGATTGATTTGGCAATTGATAAGCAAGGGATTGTAGATAGTATTGCAGGTGGAGCAGGGATTGTGACACGTACTTCTGTAACGCCGGGTAACTTTGGAGCTGATCCTTCACTATACAAACAGACTCTATACGATCCAGCCAAAGCCAAGCAATTGTTACAAGAGTCAGGTCATACAGGAGCAGAACTTAATATGACCGTATCTTCTCAGTACAAAGAATATGCAGAAGTTGTAGCAGCGATGCTCAATGAAGCAGGATTCAAAGCCAATCTGGAAGTGCTTGAACCCAGTGCTTTTAGTGAACGTTATAGCTCCAAGTCATTCAAAGAAATCTTTATGATCGGTATCGGTAATTCATTGTTCGATGCTTCTAATAACTACAATCGTTATCTCAAAACAGAAGCAGCAGGAGAGACAGACTTCAACAATCCGAAAGTTGAAAAGTTGTTACAAGATGCACTTGTAAATATGGACCCAGCATCTCGTGAAAAACAATATCAAGAAGTACAGCAGATTTTGGCAGAAGAACGTCCGGCTGTGTATTTTTTCCAAATGGAAGGTATTTATGGAGCAGATGGTCGTGTGAAATTTACACCAAGAAGTGATGAAATGTTCTATGCAGATGATATTACACCTGTGAATGGATAA